From the Bacillota bacterium genome, one window contains:
- a CDS encoding Rrf2 family transcriptional regulator gives MRLSSRTEYGVRAMFELASVFGGGPVALREVAGRQGLPESYLEQLFGALRKAGLVSGQRGSQGGYCLAREPSAITVGDIVRALEGPIALCECAGEDVAGCERASSCAAHPVWVKLRDSISAILDSTTLADMLAWGPGSDVGTT, from the coding sequence ATGAGGCTGAGTTCCAGGACGGAGTACGGGGTGAGGGCCATGTTCGAGCTTGCCTCGGTGTTCGGCGGAGGGCCGGTTGCACTCAGGGAGGTAGCAGGCAGGCAGGGTCTTCCCGAGAGCTACCTGGAGCAGCTGTTTGGGGCGCTTCGGAAAGCCGGCCTGGTTTCCGGGCAGAGAGGATCCCAGGGCGGGTACTGCCTGGCACGCGAGCCCAGCGCCATTACGGTTGGGGACATCGTGCGTGCGCTGGAAGGGCCGATAGCCCTTTGTGAATGCGCGGGAGAGGACGTGGCAGGGTGTGAGAGGGCGTCTTCATGCGCGGCGCACCCGGTCTGGGTGAAGTTGCGCGATAGCATCTCGGCCATTCTTGATTCTACAACTCTTGCAGACATGCTGGCCTGGGGGCCTGGATCAGACGTCGGGACTACGTAG